The segment GATGAAACGTATCGCTGTCCACCCCGTAAGAGACCGGCGGAGCCTGCACTGCCGCAGCCTGAGCGCCAGCCACCACGGTCATGCTCATCACCAGCGACCAGCTCAGCTGACGCACCCTTTTCTGCATTTTCATCCTGCCACCATCCTGTGTTGTTATTTACATTTTTTTATCATTTCTGCAAGTGCCTACAAATACAGCAAAATAACCGGGGTTAAGTCAAATCCGGAATACATCTGAAAGTAAGGTCTGTGATATCGGGTAAACTTATGGCTGCGACCCCGATGTCGGTGTGCGGTATTGCGCACCCGGAACCCTGTCGCGCTTGAGAAAGGAGGAGTGATGAAAAAGTGGATGATGGTTTTAGCCGCCCTGCTGCCTTTCGCCAGCCAGGCGACCACGCTGAACAGCACCAACGATCCAAACAGGCCGGGCTATAACCCCAGCCAGCAGCGGATGCAGTCGCAGATGCAGAGCCAGCAGCAGCAACAGCAGCTGAAGCTGCGTCAGGATCAGCAGCGTCAGACGCAGGATCTGCAGCGTAAAATGCAGGAACAGCGCGACAGCGCCCGGCAGCGGGTTATCGACGCGCAGCCGGGACACCAGACGCAGAACCCGAATCAGAACTGATTAAAATCGGGGCCGATGATGTCGATACTGTCGGTACAGATGGCATCGACGCCCCATTTCAGTAAGGTTCTGGCGCGATCCGGGTTGTTGACGGTGTAGACCAGAATCCTGAGGCCAGCGGCTTTGAGTTCGGCTACCCGCTCAGCGGTCAGCACGTTGTGATTCAGGTGGATCGAGACGCACTCCAGCGCAGCGGTTTTCGCCTGCCATTCCGGGTCCCAGCTGTGCGACAGCAGGCCGCGTGGCAGCTGCGGCTCGGCCTGCATTGCCGCCTCCAGGGCTTCGTAAGAGAACGAGGAGAGCAGTGGAGGCGTCTGATCCTGCCACAGGATTGCCGCAGCCTGCGCGATCGCCCGTCCGGTCTCCACTTCACTGCCAGTGGTGGGTTTGATTTCGATATTCGCCATCATCTGATGCTGGCGACAGCGGGCCGCGACCTCGTCCAGCCGCGCCAGCTTTTCGCCCGAAAACGCCCTGCCAAACCAGCTGCCCGCGTCGAGCTGAGAGAGTTTTTCCCACGGCAGCTGCCCCGCCACGCCCCAGCCGTCGCTGGTGCGGTCCAGCGTGTCATCGTGCAGCAGGAAGATCTGCGCATCTGCTGATAATTTGGCATCAAACTCAATCATCTGATGGCCATACTTCGCGCCGATGTCGATCGCCGCCAGGGTATTTTCCGGTGCCAGTTTGCCGCCGCCGCGATGGGCGACGATACGGGGATAAGGCCAGTGTTGTGTGCTCATTCCAGACGCTTTCCATGGGTTGAATCAAAAAAGTGTAACGCATCTGCTGGCAGATGCAGCCACAGCGTAGTGCCCGGCTGTGGCCGTTCGCTGTGGGGTAAGCGTACCACCAGTGGCGTCTCACCGATGCGGCCGTGCACCAGATTATCGGCACCCAGCATCTCCAGCGTATCAACCCGCAGAGGCACGCCGCCCTGCTCGCGGCTGCTCTGGCGGATATGTTCGGGCCGGATGCCCAGCACCACGGATCGGTTAGCCCACTTCGCTTTCATGTCGCTGAGCGGCAGTGCATGGGAGGCGTCGAGGTTAAAGCGTGAGCCGTCGCTGCTGAACTGCCCTTTCAGCAGATTCATCGCGGGTGCGCCGATAAACGAGGCCACAAACTGGCTGGCGGGACGTTCATACACCTCGGCCGGTGAGCCAATCTGCTCCACCACTCCTTTGTTCATCACCATCACCCGCTGCGCCAGCGTCATCGCCTCAACCTGATCGTGCGTCACATAGAGGCTGGTGGTCTGCAGGCGGCGATGAAGCTGCTGCAGCTCCAGCCGCATCTGCACCCGCAGGCGGGCATCAAGATTGGAGAGCGGCTCATCGAACAGAAACACCGCCGGTTCGCGCACGATGGCGCGGCCCATCGCCACGCGCTGGCGCTGTCCGCCGGAGAGTTCACGCGGACGGCGCATCAGCAGGTGATCCAGTTCCAGGCTGCGCGCCGCATCCAGCACCCGCTGGCGGATCTGCTCTTTGCCCATGCCGCGGATTTTCAGGCCATAAGCCATATTCTGCTCCACCGACATGTGGGGATAGAGCGCATAGTTCTGAAACACCATCGCGATGCCGCGATCTTTCGGCTCTTCCTGCGTCACGCGACGATTGTCGATGTAGATATCCCCGGAGCTGACGCGCTCCAGCCCGGCCACCATCCGCAGCAGCGTCGACTTACCACAGCCGGAGGGGCCAACCATCACCATAAATTCGCCATCATTGATCGTGACATTCAGCGGCTGAATGATCTGATTCTTGCCATCGTAGGATTTGGTTACTGCCTGAAGGGTTACGCCCGCCATCTTATTTCTCACTCTCAACCAGGCCGCGCACAAAGGCACGCTGCATGACTAACACCACCACCAGCGGTGGGATCAGGGTTAATAACATCGCCGCCATCACTTCGTTCCACTGGGTCGGCGAACCGCTGGTGGAGATCATGCTTTTGATCCCCGCCACCGCCGTGCCGAGACTGGCGTCATTGATGATCAGCAGCGGCCAGAGATACTGGTTCCAGCCGTAGATAAAGGTGATAACAAACAGCGCCGCCAGATTGGTTTTTGACAGCGGCAGAACGATGTCGATGAAGAAGCGCATGGCGCTGGCACCGTCGATGCGTGCCGCCTCCACCAGCTCATCCGGCAGTGACATAAAGAACTGGCGGAACAGGAAGGTGGCGGTGGCGGAAGCCATCAGCGGCAGGGTTAATCCGCTGTAGCTGTCGAGCAGATT is part of the Pantoea sp. Ep11b genome and harbors:
- a CDS encoding DUF2756 domain-containing protein, with the protein product MKKWMMVLAALLPFASQATTLNSTNDPNRPGYNPSQQRMQSQMQSQQQQQQLKLRQDQQRQTQDLQRKMQEQRDSARQRVIDAQPGHQTQNPNQN
- the ugpQ gene encoding glycerophosphodiester phosphodiesterase, with the translated sequence MSTQHWPYPRIVAHRGGGKLAPENTLAAIDIGAKYGHQMIEFDAKLSADAQIFLLHDDTLDRTSDGWGVAGQLPWEKLSQLDAGSWFGRAFSGEKLARLDEVAARCRQHQMMANIEIKPTTGSEVETGRAIAQAAAILWQDQTPPLLSSFSYEALEAAMQAEPQLPRGLLSHSWDPEWQAKTAALECVSIHLNHNVLTAERVAELKAAGLRILVYTVNNPDRARTLLKWGVDAICTDSIDIIGPDFNQF
- a CDS encoding sn-glycerol-3-phosphate import ATP-binding protein UgpC, producing the protein MAGVTLQAVTKSYDGKNQIIQPLNVTINDGEFMVMVGPSGCGKSTLLRMVAGLERVSSGDIYIDNRRVTQEEPKDRGIAMVFQNYALYPHMSVEQNMAYGLKIRGMGKEQIRQRVLDAARSLELDHLLMRRPRELSGGQRQRVAMGRAIVREPAVFLFDEPLSNLDARLRVQMRLELQQLHRRLQTTSLYVTHDQVEAMTLAQRVMVMNKGVVEQIGSPAEVYERPASQFVASFIGAPAMNLLKGQFSSDGSRFNLDASHALPLSDMKAKWANRSVVLGIRPEHIRQSSREQGGVPLRVDTLEMLGADNLVHGRIGETPLVVRLPHSERPQPGTTLWLHLPADALHFFDSTHGKRLE
- the ugpE gene encoding sn-glycerol-3-phosphate ABC transporter permease UgpE — translated: MIENRRGLDLFSHIVLVLGVLTILFPLYVAFVAATLDNAAVYQVPMTLVPGTHLWENISRIWTHGVNGNGPAFGLMLLNSMIMALGITFGKITVSMLSAFALVWFRFPLRTLFFWLIFVTLMLPVEVRIFPTVQVIADLNLLDSYSGLTLPLMASATATFLFRQFFMSLPDELVEAARIDGASAMRFFIDIVLPLSKTNLAALFVITFIYGWNQYLWPLLIINDASLGTAVAGIKSMISTSGSPTQWNEVMAAMLLTLIPPLVVVLVMQRAFVRGLVESEK